Proteins encoded together in one Microbacterium sp. zg-Y625 window:
- the rnc gene encoding ribonuclease III, giving the protein MTDVTHERSTLVDKLGVDIDPELLSLALTHRSYAYEAGGIPHNERLEFLGDSVLGQAVTVRLFTAHPDLDEGELAKRRASVVSTVALAEVARGIGLGSYLLLGRGEQQTGGRDKDSILADTMEAVIGATYLSAGPDAATALVLRLVEPLLQDPERYGAAMDPKTSLQELAARNALSPPVYAIEASGPDHDRVFTASVTVGDLTAAGSGTSKKQAEMAAALTAWRELSARA; this is encoded by the coding sequence GTGACTGACGTCACCCACGAGCGTTCCACGCTCGTCGACAAGCTCGGGGTCGATATCGACCCCGAGCTTCTGTCGCTTGCACTGACGCACCGCTCGTACGCGTACGAAGCCGGTGGCATCCCGCACAATGAGCGCCTCGAGTTCCTCGGGGACTCGGTGCTCGGACAGGCGGTGACGGTGCGCCTGTTCACCGCGCACCCCGACCTCGACGAGGGCGAGCTGGCCAAGCGGCGCGCGAGCGTGGTGTCCACGGTCGCCCTCGCAGAGGTGGCCCGCGGCATCGGGCTCGGCTCCTATCTGCTGCTGGGCCGTGGCGAGCAGCAGACCGGCGGACGCGACAAGGACTCGATCCTCGCCGACACGATGGAAGCCGTCATCGGCGCGACCTACCTGTCGGCGGGCCCCGATGCGGCGACGGCGCTGGTGCTGCGCCTGGTCGAACCACTGCTGCAGGACCCCGAGCGCTATGGCGCGGCCATGGATCCGAAGACGAGCCTGCAGGAGCTCGCGGCGCGGAACGCCCTGAGTCCGCCCGTGTACGCCATCGAAGCCTCCGGCCCCGACCACGACCGCGTCTTCACGGCGTCGGTCACCGTGGGAGATCTCACCGCGGCCGGTTCCGGCACGAGCAAGAAGCAGGCGGAGATGGCGGCGGCGCTCACAGCGTGGCGCGAACTCAGCGCCCGTGCCTGA
- a CDS encoding GNAT family N-acetyltransferase: MTTLLSDVRLRPLTVPVSLDAPDAADFTAMVDVRNRVFEQISGHTDHTFTAAELLPHFQDTEDEERFMWLIEVDGTLVGRVGVDLPREKGSRTAYWLIELLREAWGRGIGSYAYEFVERTAREHGRTVLQAWAEQSPAPGDDTLAPRTGFGRVPRDHITRFFLRHGHTLEQVERASALDLTAPMDRIEKLHAEALAAAKGYRVVQWHAPTPPELREGYAWMKSRMSTDVPAGALEFDEEAWDAARVERHDNRYLEGGRTLQVTAAQHIVTGELCAFNELVIGQDRTAASHQEDTLVLKEHRGHRLGMLVKCAGLLSWRELAPQSPRVMTYNAEENRPMLDINEAIGFVPVAYEGAWKKTLQD; this comes from the coding sequence ATGACCACCCTCCTCTCCGACGTCCGGCTGCGCCCGCTCACCGTGCCGGTGTCGCTCGACGCGCCGGACGCCGCCGACTTCACCGCCATGGTCGATGTGCGCAACCGCGTCTTCGAGCAGATCTCGGGCCACACCGACCACACGTTCACCGCGGCGGAGCTGCTGCCGCACTTCCAGGACACCGAGGACGAGGAGCGCTTCATGTGGCTCATCGAGGTCGACGGCACTCTCGTCGGCCGGGTCGGTGTCGACCTGCCCCGTGAGAAGGGCTCACGCACCGCGTACTGGCTCATCGAGCTGCTGCGCGAGGCGTGGGGGCGCGGCATCGGCTCGTACGCCTACGAGTTCGTCGAGCGCACCGCCCGTGAGCACGGCCGCACCGTGCTGCAGGCGTGGGCCGAGCAGTCGCCCGCGCCCGGGGACGACACGCTCGCCCCCCGCACCGGGTTCGGCCGCGTACCGCGCGATCACATCACGCGGTTCTTCCTGCGGCACGGCCACACCCTCGAGCAGGTGGAGCGCGCGAGTGCACTCGACCTGACGGCCCCCATGGACCGCATCGAGAAGCTCCACGCCGAGGCACTGGCCGCGGCGAAGGGCTATCGCGTCGTGCAGTGGCACGCGCCCACTCCCCCGGAGTTGCGCGAGGGCTACGCATGGATGAAGTCGCGCATGTCGACCGACGTGCCGGCGGGCGCCCTCGAGTTCGATGAGGAGGCCTGGGATGCCGCACGCGTCGAGCGCCACGACAACCGCTACCTCGAGGGCGGACGCACGCTGCAGGTGACCGCCGCGCAGCACATCGTCACCGGCGAGCTCTGCGCCTTCAACGAGCTCGTCATCGGCCAGGACCGCACCGCCGCGTCGCACCAGGAGGACACCCTGGTGCTGAAGGAGCACCGCGGTCACCGGCTCGGCATGCTCGTGAAGTGCGCGGGGCTGCTGTCGTGGCGCGAGCTGGCGCCGCAGTCGCCGCGGGTCATGACCTACAACGCCGAGGAGAACCGCCCGATGCTCGACATCAACGAGGCCATCGGGTTCGTGCCGGTCGCCTACGAGGGCGCCTGGAAGAAGACGCTCCAGGACTGA
- the rpmF gene encoding 50S ribosomal protein L32, whose amino-acid sequence MAGNPPKRKVSRSNTRSRRAQWKAEAPALVKTIENGKVVYSRPHQAKVVTDSQGTELFLEYKGRKVADV is encoded by the coding sequence ATGGCAGGCAACCCCCCGAAGCGCAAGGTTTCGCGTTCCAACACCCGCTCGCGTCGCGCGCAGTGGAAGGCCGAAGCCCCCGCGCTGGTCAAGACCATCGAGAACGGCAAGGTCGTCTACAGCCGTCCCCACCAGGCCAAGGTCGTCACCGACTCGCAGGGCACCGAGCTGTTCCTGGAGTACAAGGGACGCAAGGTCGCCGACGTCTGA
- the mutM gene encoding bifunctional DNA-formamidopyrimidine glycosylase/DNA-(apurinic or apyrimidinic site) lyase, which produces MPELPEVEVVRAGLAPAVTGARIVAVTVGDDRALTRHRGDASSFEAALTGRGVVAAARRGKFLWLPLDGGADAVIAHLGMSGQMLLREPGAAPERHERIRLDIAHPVHGDLAVVFADQRTFGSLAVDALIPTPDGAPGGWGTDAATVPTQVAHIARDPLDPAFRDAGFRAALSRKWSAVKRVLLDQTVLSGVGNIYADEALWAARVHPETPAAALSTRTVNRLLHEIRVVLEKALAEGGTSFDAQYVNVNGQAGYFAHSLNAYGRTGQACPRCGAAIVRVSFTNRSSHFCPRCQKPPRPRT; this is translated from the coding sequence GTGCCTGAGCTGCCCGAAGTAGAGGTCGTGCGGGCGGGGCTCGCGCCCGCCGTGACCGGGGCCCGCATCGTGGCGGTCACCGTCGGCGATGACCGCGCCCTCACAAGGCATCGCGGCGATGCGTCCTCGTTCGAGGCTGCCCTCACCGGGCGGGGGGTCGTTGCCGCGGCTCGCCGCGGAAAGTTCCTGTGGCTGCCGTTGGACGGCGGGGCTGACGCGGTCATCGCTCACCTCGGCATGAGCGGACAGATGCTGCTGCGCGAGCCCGGTGCCGCGCCCGAGCGCCACGAGCGCATCCGCCTCGACATCGCCCATCCGGTGCACGGCGATCTGGCGGTCGTCTTCGCGGACCAGCGCACCTTCGGCTCACTCGCCGTCGATGCACTCATCCCGACGCCCGACGGAGCCCCCGGAGGCTGGGGGACGGATGCCGCCACCGTTCCGACCCAGGTGGCGCACATCGCCCGCGACCCGCTCGACCCGGCGTTCCGCGACGCCGGGTTCCGCGCGGCGCTGTCTCGCAAGTGGTCTGCGGTGAAGCGCGTGCTGCTGGACCAGACGGTGCTCAGCGGCGTCGGCAACATCTACGCCGACGAGGCGCTGTGGGCTGCGCGCGTACACCCCGAGACGCCTGCCGCAGCGCTGTCGACCCGCACGGTGAATCGGCTGCTGCACGAGATCCGCGTCGTGCTCGAGAAGGCGCTGGCCGAGGGTGGCACGAGCTTCGACGCCCAGTACGTCAACGTCAACGGCCAGGCCGGCTACTTCGCGCACTCCCTCAACGCCTACGGCCGCACCGGACAGGCCTGTCCGCGGTGTGGGGCCGCCATCGTGCGGGTGTCCTTCACCAATCGTTCGAGCCACTTCTGCCCGCGCTGCCAGAAGCCGCCGCGGCCGCGGACCTGA
- the smc gene encoding chromosome segregation protein SMC, which translates to MHLKSLTLKGFKSFAQPTTFALEPGVTCIVGPNGSGKSNVVDALAWVMGEQGAKTLRGGKMEDVIFAGTATRGPLGRAEVQLTIDNSDGALPIEYSEVTISRTLFRNGASEYAINGQSCRLLDVQELLSDSGLGREMHVIVGQGRLDSVLQASPEDRRGFIEEAAGILKHRRRKEKTLRKLTAMEANLTRLSDLAGELRRQLKPLGKQAEVAREAATIAAVVRDAKARLYADDLVALKAQLADHARNEQERHSERLVLQDQAEQVRVRVERLEAEQRSEAVDRARRTTFALEQVQERLRGLYSLSNQRLALLSGDDAPLFEQATVSQAAIDEARAEIDRISAGLGTAQDAAEAASRGVIRARAELDALDADIAAQSALVSEHDMRLAKLRGAADAARSELAAVRAGVERQQRALDAALARRADAEDALAGIDPDLVPEGSSAEYAALYERAQREANDAETTVGGIRERLHAAEREVEALTAQTAALGRALDVRNAAAEIIARGRGGVRGLVGDAVKVKAGYEAAIAAVLGQLAEGVLVDTADEAYAVARLARDADLGTVDIAIGEAAASGSLVAVPNTVAATDVVTAPPGILGLLSSVAIADDFDALGDLPAGVTVVTRAGEIVTAHTVRAGSGGGRSRLELAAERDAAVDRLSEIVVVADSLRDGLRDAQRHLDDARHRTRTALETLRAHDAALAAHTEQVNRATVRHEAAIAECERLASGLQPAEAAVAEAEARVRAADDALQQALETPRPILDASAREGMLAALENARDAEMRARLDVETLRERIRAGEQQVVQLERQRERERAAAEEAARRAVIRRAQRAVAADVAAQLPPLLDSVDRSVSQARVELASAESARTAVTAELAELRVQENAVRDRLAALTESVHGLEMQMHEKRLHVTSLRERVASELGLDENILISEYGPDQPVPAPTSDDEARTEPYDRAAQRRRLQDAERKLGQLGRVNPLALEEFAALEQRHAFLTEQLHDLAQTRADLMTIIEELDERMQTIFLAAFEDTKQAFAEVFPILFPGGTGSISLTDPESPLTTGIEVSVRPVGKKIERLSLLSGGERSLAAVALLTAIFMARPSPFYILDEVEAALDDANLGRLLGVFERLRESSQLIVITHQKRTMEIADALYGVSMRQDGVSAVVGQRVRDKQSA; encoded by the coding sequence ATGCACCTGAAGAGCCTGACGCTCAAAGGTTTCAAGTCGTTCGCCCAGCCGACGACCTTCGCCCTCGAACCGGGCGTGACCTGCATCGTCGGGCCCAACGGCTCGGGCAAGTCCAACGTCGTCGACGCCCTCGCCTGGGTGATGGGGGAGCAGGGGGCCAAGACCCTGCGCGGCGGAAAGATGGAAGACGTCATCTTCGCCGGCACGGCGACCCGCGGCCCGCTGGGCCGAGCCGAGGTGCAGCTGACGATCGACAACTCCGACGGTGCGCTGCCGATCGAGTACAGCGAGGTCACGATCAGTCGCACGCTGTTCCGCAACGGCGCGAGCGAGTACGCCATCAACGGCCAGAGCTGCCGGCTGCTGGACGTGCAGGAGCTGCTCAGCGACTCCGGGCTCGGGCGCGAGATGCACGTCATCGTGGGTCAGGGGCGGCTGGACAGCGTGCTGCAGGCCTCGCCCGAGGACCGCCGCGGCTTCATCGAAGAGGCAGCCGGCATTCTGAAGCATCGGCGTCGCAAGGAGAAGACGCTCCGCAAGCTCACCGCGATGGAGGCGAACCTCACCCGGTTGTCCGATCTCGCCGGCGAGCTGCGACGCCAGCTGAAGCCCCTGGGCAAGCAGGCCGAGGTCGCCCGCGAGGCGGCGACCATCGCCGCCGTCGTGCGCGACGCCAAGGCCCGGCTGTACGCCGACGACCTCGTCGCCCTCAAGGCGCAGCTCGCCGACCACGCGCGCAACGAACAGGAGCGCCACTCCGAGCGCCTCGTGCTGCAGGACCAGGCCGAGCAGGTGCGCGTGCGGGTGGAACGACTCGAGGCGGAGCAGCGCTCCGAGGCCGTGGACCGTGCCCGACGCACGACGTTCGCCCTCGAGCAGGTGCAGGAGCGGCTGCGAGGCCTGTACTCGCTGAGCAACCAGCGCCTCGCCCTGCTCTCCGGCGACGATGCGCCGCTGTTCGAGCAGGCCACCGTGTCGCAGGCGGCCATCGACGAGGCGCGCGCTGAGATCGACCGGATCAGCGCGGGTCTGGGCACGGCGCAGGATGCCGCGGAGGCGGCGTCGCGCGGCGTCATCCGCGCCCGCGCGGAGCTCGATGCGCTCGACGCCGACATCGCCGCGCAGAGCGCGCTGGTGTCGGAGCACGACATGCGATTGGCGAAGCTGCGGGGCGCCGCCGACGCCGCGCGTTCGGAGCTTGCCGCGGTACGCGCGGGCGTCGAGCGGCAGCAGAGGGCGCTGGACGCCGCGCTGGCGCGCCGTGCCGACGCCGAGGACGCCCTCGCCGGCATCGACCCCGATCTCGTTCCCGAAGGCTCGTCCGCGGAGTATGCCGCGCTGTACGAGCGGGCGCAGCGCGAGGCGAACGACGCCGAGACGACCGTCGGCGGCATCCGTGAGCGCCTGCATGCGGCCGAGCGCGAAGTCGAGGCGCTGACGGCGCAGACCGCGGCGCTCGGGCGGGCGTTGGATGTGCGCAACGCCGCGGCGGAGATCATCGCCCGTGGCCGAGGCGGTGTGCGCGGGCTCGTCGGCGACGCGGTCAAGGTGAAGGCCGGGTACGAGGCGGCCATCGCCGCGGTGCTCGGTCAGCTGGCCGAAGGCGTGCTGGTCGACACGGCCGACGAGGCCTATGCCGTCGCCCGCCTCGCTCGCGACGCCGACCTCGGCACGGTGGACATCGCCATCGGCGAAGCCGCGGCGAGCGGTTCCCTCGTGGCCGTGCCGAACACCGTGGCGGCCACCGACGTGGTGACGGCGCCTCCCGGCATCCTCGGGCTGCTGTCCTCGGTGGCGATCGCAGACGACTTCGACGCGCTCGGCGATCTTCCCGCCGGCGTCACGGTGGTCACCCGAGCAGGGGAGATCGTCACGGCCCACACGGTGCGTGCCGGCAGCGGGGGAGGGCGCTCCCGACTGGAGCTCGCCGCCGAGCGGGATGCCGCCGTGGACCGCCTGTCCGAGATCGTCGTCGTGGCGGATTCGCTGCGAGACGGACTGCGCGACGCTCAGCGGCACCTCGACGACGCCCGCCATCGCACGCGGACGGCCCTCGAGACCCTGCGCGCGCACGACGCCGCACTGGCCGCGCACACCGAACAGGTCAACCGTGCCACCGTGCGCCATGAAGCGGCGATCGCCGAGTGCGAGCGGCTGGCGTCGGGCCTGCAGCCGGCCGAAGCGGCGGTCGCCGAAGCCGAAGCGCGGGTGCGGGCGGCCGACGACGCACTGCAGCAGGCGCTCGAGACGCCGCGCCCCATCCTCGACGCGTCGGCACGAGAAGGCATGCTGGCGGCGCTGGAGAACGCACGGGATGCCGAGATGCGCGCGCGCCTGGACGTCGAGACGCTCCGGGAGCGCATCCGCGCCGGCGAGCAGCAGGTCGTGCAGCTGGAGCGCCAGCGCGAGCGGGAGCGTGCCGCCGCCGAAGAAGCCGCACGGCGCGCGGTGATCCGCCGCGCGCAGCGCGCGGTCGCGGCCGACGTCGCCGCACAGCTGCCGCCGCTGCTCGACTCCGTGGACCGGTCCGTGTCGCAGGCGAGGGTCGAGCTGGCATCCGCCGAGTCCGCTCGGACGGCCGTCACGGCCGAGCTCGCTGAGCTGCGCGTGCAGGAGAACGCGGTGCGCGATCGGCTCGCGGCACTGACCGAGAGCGTGCACGGCCTCGAGATGCAGATGCACGAGAAGCGACTGCACGTGACGAGCCTGCGGGAGCGCGTCGCCTCCGAGCTGGGCCTCGACGAAAACATTCTGATTTCGGAATACGGTCCGGATCAGCCCGTTCCCGCCCCGACGAGCGACGACGAGGCGCGGACGGAACCGTACGACCGTGCGGCCCAGCGCCGACGTCTGCAGGATGCCGAGCGCAAGCTCGGCCAGCTGGGAAGAGTGAATCCCCTCGCGCTGGAGGAGTTCGCCGCGCTGGAGCAGCGCCATGCGTTCCTCACCGAGCAGCTCCACGACCTCGCGCAGACCCGCGCGGATCTCATGACGATCATCGAAGAGCTCGACGAGCGGATGCAGACGATCTTCCTCGCCGCCTTCGAAGACACGAAGCAGGCATTCGCCGAGGTCTTCCCGATCCTCTTCCCCGGCGGCACGGGGAGCATCTCGCTGACCGATCCCGAGAGCCCGCTCACCACCGGCATCGAGGTCAGCGTGCGGCCGGTCGGAAAGAAGATCGAGCGCCTCTCCCTGCTCTCCGGCGGGGAGCGGTCGCTGGCGGCGGTCGCTCTGCTCACGGCCATCTTCATGGCACGCCCGAGCCCGTTCTACATCCTCGACGAGGTGGAGGCGGCGCTGGACGACGCCAACCTGGGGCGTCTCCTCGGAGTCTTCGAGCGGCTGCGCGAGTCCAGCCAGCTGATCGTCATCACCCATCAGAAGCGCACGATGGAGATCGCCGACGCGCTCTACGGCGTGTCGATGCGTCAGGACGGCGTCTCCGCAGTGGTCGGTCAGCGCGTGCGCGACAAACAGAGTGCGTAG
- the coaD gene encoding pantetheine-phosphate adenylyltransferase encodes MNPRIAVVPGSFDPPTLGHLDVIRRAAALYDRLHVLVVHNPAKEAMLPIAQRLTLLEQSIAEGEIQGDVVVASWSMGLLVDYATDVDAGVLVKGIRSQVDVAYETPMAIVNRHLAQIETVFLLPDPSHALVSSSLVRQVAALGGDVAPFVPAPVARFLDTGARDI; translated from the coding sequence ATGAACCCTCGGATCGCCGTTGTTCCCGGTTCCTTCGACCCGCCGACGCTCGGGCACCTCGACGTCATCCGTCGCGCCGCAGCGCTGTACGACCGGCTGCACGTGCTCGTGGTGCACAACCCCGCCAAAGAGGCGATGCTTCCCATCGCCCAGCGACTGACGCTGCTCGAGCAGTCCATCGCGGAGGGCGAGATCCAGGGCGACGTCGTGGTCGCCTCCTGGAGCATGGGCCTGCTCGTCGACTACGCCACCGACGTCGATGCCGGGGTGCTGGTGAAGGGCATCCGCTCGCAGGTGGATGTCGCGTACGAGACGCCGATGGCGATCGTCAACCGGCACCTCGCCCAGATCGAGACGGTCTTCCTTCTCCCGGATCCGTCGCACGCGCTCGTGTCGAGTTCCCTCGTGCGTCAGGTCGCGGCTCTCGGCGGCGACGTCGCCCCCTTCGTGCCCGCACCCGTCGCGCGCTTCCTCGACACCGGCGCCCGCGACATCTGA
- a CDS encoding ATP-dependent DNA helicase RecG codes for MVSLESRLRAAVGDKTAGALERAFGMQTVGDLLAHYPRRYAKRGELTPIDSLPLGEQVTIVAEVRSATERRMRNRRGSILEVVISDGQGALVLTFFNQAWRAAELTPGRRGIFSGKVGIYRGAQQFAHPDYQLFEDDAVALSAARARSSEPVPIYPATSTVASWQIKKTVDTVLDVLDEVPDPLPESFRVARDLLDARTALERIHRPETFEQIGQAQETLRTHEAFVLQSALLQQREQVRALSATSRRAAPGGLLAQFDATLPFALTADQESVGRRIAADLEGAWPMNRLVQGEVGSGKTLVALRAMLQVAETGGQAALIAPTEVLAAQHVRSIARMLGPRLAPELMPTLLTGQLTAAERRKAALRAASGQARIVVGTHALLSASTTFADLGLVVVDEQHRFGVEQREALRAKGTAPHVLVLTATPIPRTVAMTVFGDLDVSTIRTMPAGRAGISTFVAPLAEKPGWFARVWERIAEEVAQGRQAFVVCAAIDAEALVKDDTADEPAGPSEGVPERTRWGVVQVQVLLSQHPAFEELRVAILHGRMPGEEKDAVMQAFARGDIDVLVATTVVEVGVDVPNASTMVILEADRFGVSQLHQLRGRVGRGAVPGLCLLVTEAPAGTTSRERVEAVAATTDGFELAEVDLELRGEGDVLGDAQSGARSSLRLLRVVKDADLIAIAREEAERVLAEDPALTAHPGLAASIDRRLDVTERAALAKS; via the coding sequence ATGGTGTCGCTCGAGTCGCGTCTGCGCGCCGCGGTCGGCGACAAGACCGCCGGAGCGCTGGAGCGCGCCTTCGGCATGCAGACCGTCGGCGACCTGCTGGCGCACTACCCGCGGCGCTATGCCAAGCGCGGCGAGCTGACCCCGATCGACTCGCTGCCGCTGGGCGAGCAGGTCACGATCGTCGCCGAGGTGCGCTCGGCCACCGAGCGACGCATGCGCAACCGGCGCGGCTCGATCCTCGAGGTCGTCATCAGCGACGGGCAGGGCGCCCTCGTGCTGACGTTCTTCAACCAGGCATGGCGCGCGGCGGAACTCACCCCCGGACGGCGCGGGATCTTCTCGGGGAAGGTCGGGATCTATCGCGGCGCGCAGCAGTTCGCCCACCCCGACTATCAGCTGTTCGAGGACGACGCCGTCGCCCTGTCGGCGGCCCGCGCGCGGTCGAGCGAGCCGGTCCCCATCTACCCCGCCACGAGCACGGTGGCCAGCTGGCAGATCAAGAAGACGGTCGACACCGTCCTCGACGTGCTCGATGAGGTGCCCGACCCCCTTCCGGAGTCGTTCCGCGTCGCCCGCGACCTGCTCGATGCCCGCACCGCGCTCGAGCGCATCCACCGCCCCGAGACGTTCGAGCAGATCGGCCAGGCGCAAGAGACTCTGCGCACGCACGAGGCGTTCGTGCTGCAGTCCGCCCTCCTGCAGCAGCGCGAGCAGGTGCGCGCCCTGTCGGCGACTTCACGACGTGCCGCGCCGGGCGGCCTGCTCGCACAGTTCGACGCGACACTGCCTTTCGCCCTCACCGCCGACCAGGAGAGCGTCGGTCGGCGCATCGCCGCCGACCTCGAGGGCGCGTGGCCGATGAACCGGCTCGTGCAGGGCGAGGTCGGCTCGGGCAAGACACTCGTGGCCCTCCGCGCCATGCTGCAGGTGGCCGAGACCGGGGGACAGGCGGCGCTCATCGCCCCCACCGAGGTGCTCGCCGCACAGCACGTGCGTTCCATCGCCCGCATGCTCGGCCCCCGGCTCGCACCCGAGCTCATGCCCACTCTCCTGACGGGCCAGCTCACGGCGGCCGAGCGTCGCAAGGCGGCGCTGCGCGCGGCCTCGGGTCAGGCGCGCATCGTGGTGGGCACTCACGCGCTGCTGAGCGCCTCGACGACCTTCGCCGATCTGGGGCTCGTGGTGGTCGACGAGCAGCATCGCTTCGGCGTCGAGCAGCGCGAGGCCCTCCGTGCGAAGGGAACCGCTCCCCACGTGCTGGTGCTGACGGCCACGCCGATCCCGCGCACCGTCGCAATGACCGTGTTCGGCGATCTGGACGTGTCGACGATCCGCACCATGCCCGCCGGGCGCGCCGGCATCTCGACCTTCGTCGCACCCCTGGCAGAAAAGCCCGGTTGGTTCGCGCGCGTCTGGGAGCGCATCGCCGAAGAGGTAGCCCAGGGCCGCCAGGCGTTCGTCGTGTGCGCCGCGATCGATGCCGAGGCGCTCGTCAAGGACGACACGGCGGATGAGCCGGCCGGCCCCTCTGAGGGGGTGCCCGAACGCACGCGCTGGGGCGTCGTGCAGGTGCAGGTGCTGCTGTCGCAGCATCCTGCCTTCGAGGAGCTGCGGGTGGCGATCCTGCACGGGCGTATGCCGGGTGAGGAGAAGGATGCCGTCATGCAGGCCTTCGCCCGCGGAGACATCGATGTGCTGGTGGCGACGACGGTCGTCGAGGTCGGCGTCGATGTCCCGAACGCCTCGACGATGGTGATCCTCGAGGCCGACCGCTTCGGCGTCTCGCAGCTGCATCAGCTGCGCGGGCGCGTCGGTCGTGGTGCGGTGCCCGGCCTCTGCCTGCTCGTGACCGAGGCGCCCGCGGGGACCACGTCGCGCGAGCGCGTGGAGGCGGTGGCGGCCACGACGGACGGCTTCGAGCTGGCCGAGGTCGACCTCGAGCTGCGTGGCGAGGGCGACGTGCTCGGCGACGCCCAGTCCGGTGCCCGCTCGTCGCTGCGCCTGCTGCGGGTCGTGAAGGATGCCGACCTCATCGCCATCGCCCGCGAAGAGGCGGAACGCGTGCTCGCCGAGGACCCGGCGCTCACGGCGCACCCCGGCCTGGCCGCATCGATCGATCGGCGCCTGGACGTGACGGAGCGCGCGGCGCTCGCCAAGAGCTGA
- a CDS encoding 1-acyl-sn-glycerol-3-phosphate acyltransferase yields MIRRTLARSYWALSRWRLVTAPAPQRPSVLIGAPHTSNWDFVIMLAMAWRLGIPVRWLGKKSLFRGWRGPLMRGLGGIPVDRDDPRGVVDDVVARIRAGEVFGLVVTPEGTRGPGASWKSGFYRIARETGMPVTLGYVDRTTMTAGLGDTIELTGDVGADMDRIRAFYADKAGLRPQNRAEPRLRDESSRPVA; encoded by the coding sequence GTGATACGACGTACCCTCGCCCGCAGCTATTGGGCGCTCAGCCGCTGGCGGCTCGTCACGGCCCCTGCACCACAGCGCCCCAGCGTGCTCATCGGCGCTCCGCACACCTCGAACTGGGATTTCGTGATCATGCTCGCGATGGCGTGGCGCCTGGGCATCCCGGTGCGCTGGCTCGGAAAGAAGAGCCTCTTCCGCGGCTGGCGCGGACCCCTGATGAGGGGTCTCGGCGGCATCCCCGTCGATCGTGACGACCCCCGCGGAGTCGTCGACGACGTCGTGGCACGCATCCGGGCCGGCGAGGTGTTCGGTCTGGTCGTGACCCCCGAAGGCACGCGAGGGCCTGGCGCCTCATGGAAGTCGGGCTTCTATCGCATCGCGCGCGAAACCGGCATGCCCGTCACCCTCGGCTACGTCGACCGCACCACCATGACCGCCGGACTGGGCGACACGATCGAGCTCACCGGCGATGTCGGCGCCGACATGGACCGTATCCGCGCGTTCTACGCAGACAAGGCGGGGCTGCGGCCGCAGAACCGTGCCGAACCGCGGCTGCGCGACGAGTCGTCGCGGCCGGTAGCGTGA
- a CDS encoding YceD family protein encodes MREFEVEAPAPHRWGESLVAVEQGEPVHLDVRLESVHEGILVTGEADTLYRGVCGRCLTDIVQPVEVEFQELFGYPGEEATDFELQNDFVDTETLVRDAIVLSLPFQPVCQPDCPGLDPITGERLTAEAVHEPREPVDPRWAALKTFTNDDVADRRGAETTEES; translated from the coding sequence ATGCGGGAGTTCGAGGTCGAGGCGCCCGCCCCCCACCGCTGGGGCGAGTCGCTGGTCGCCGTGGAGCAGGGTGAGCCGGTGCACCTGGACGTTCGTCTTGAGTCCGTGCACGAGGGCATCCTCGTCACCGGCGAAGCCGACACGCTCTACCGGGGCGTGTGCGGTCGGTGCCTCACCGACATCGTCCAGCCCGTCGAAGTCGAGTTTCAGGAGCTCTTCGGGTATCCTGGGGAGGAGGCGACTGACTTCGAACTCCAGAACGACTTTGTCGACACGGAGACTCTGGTCAGGGACGCAATCGTCCTGTCGCTTCCGTTCCAGCCGGTTTGTCAGCCGGATTGTCCCGGGCTCGACCCGATCACGGGCGAGCGGTTGACTGCGGAAGCGGTGCATGAGCCCCGCGAACCCGTTGATCCGCGCTGGGCGGCCCTCAAGACCTTTACCAACGACGACGTGGCTGACCGCCGCGGCGCCGAGACCACAGAAGAGAGCTAG